TTTTTCTTCTTCCAGGAATTGCTTTTCTCGCTCCAATCCCTTTCTCTCTTCTTCTAAAGCAGCGATACTCTCCAGGGTGTGCTCAATCACTTTGAGCCAGCTTTTTTCAGTTTGAAGCTTTTCCTGGATGGCTTGCGTTTTTTCACGTAAGTGGAACAAGTCTTTTTCTTTATTCTTTATGGCCTGAGAGAGGTCGCTTTCCCGCTTCAATAAATCCTGGTATTTTCTTTGCAAGAGAGCAATTTGTGGCTTGAGGGCTCGCGTTTCTTCAAGAGCAGGTTTTACCTTTTCTTGCAAGATATTGGCAATAAGCTGGTGATGGTCTTTTTCTTGTAAGAGGTGAACAAGTTTCTGGGCACTGGTTTTGATTTCCTGGTCAAGGTTGGCAATGGAGCTGTTCAGCTCTTGAATGCGTGATGCTTTCTGGGTGCGTTCTTTTTCCAGCTGAGTTAGGTTTTCCTGACAGCGAATTAGTGGTTGGTAGAAGTTAAGGTTTACCTCCAGGGCTTTTTGTATATCGCGGTCCAGTTGGGCTCTCGCTTCAGCTTCTTTGATTTCTGCTTTAAGGACTTCGATTTGCTGACTGAGGCTTCGGCGCTTTTTTTCTTCATCCACAGCTTTTTCTACCAGGCGCTTTCGATGTTCTATGGTTTCTTCCTCTTTTTTGAGTTTTGCAATACTCTTTTCAAGCTCGCTTCTTTCTTTTTGCAAAATTTCAATTTGTCCTTCCAGGTCGGCTTCCTTGAGGAGGCGCAATTTATCCAGACGAGGACCGAGATTACCTTCTAAGAAGTCGAGCCGATTTTTAACTTTCTGGTGTATTGCATCCAGAATATCCAGCCCAAATAAGCTGCTCAGGATGTTAAAGCGCTTGGCGGGCGTAGCTTCAACAAAAGAGAGTGTTTCTCCCTGAGGCAGAAACACCGAAGCCCGGAAAGTACTGGCATCGAAGCCTATCAGCTTCTGTATTTCTTGATTTACCCGTTCTTCTCCAGAGTGAATGGTTTGCCAGTTTCCTCCCAGCCTCTGTTCTAAAGCGGCACTGCCTCCCTGCTTTTTGGAGAACTCCCTGATTATCCGGTAACTTTCTCTTCCCACCGTGAATTCAAATTCCACCCGCAGAGCATCATCAGGATGTCCTCGATGAAGCAGTTCTTGTTTGCTGCGTTCGGAGCGCACTCCTTTACCGTAAAGAGCAAAAAAGATTGCTTCCAGTATAGAGGACTTCCCTGCTCCATTGGGGCCGACCATTACAAAGAGATTGTGTTCAAAATCGAGCTCCAGATTTTCAAGACCCAGAAAGTTTTTTACCTTAATGCTAACCGGTCGCATCTCGCTCAACTTCCTCTAAAACCTGATGATAATAGATTTCGAATAATCCTTGCAGTTCTTCGGGGAGATTGTTGCGCTGACAATATTCCTTGAAAAGTTCCGGCATAGTATATTTACTGATTTCTCGCTCTTTTTCTGACAGGTCCTCTGTTTCGACCTTATGAGATAAGACTTCCAGTGAGACAATCTGCCAGTTTTCGCCTTCCAGGTTTCTGATTTCGGATATGAATTCCGGGGTTAGCAACTCCTCTTTTATCCTTAACCGGATGTAATTGCGTTTTCCTTGCACTCGGCTGGCTATCTCCTTTTCCAGGTTATTTATGGTGTCAGTTTCTTCAAGCAAAAGGCTGAAAAGTTGTGCAGAGGAACTGAAATAGTAAGGTCGTACCTCGGGCTTTTGCCCCTCTTTAAATTCTACAATGAGAAAACTCCCTCTTTCGCCCTCTTTTTGAAAGGTGTCGCAAATGAGGGAAGATGGATAATAAATCGGGAAGGGAGCTTTTTCAAAGGGTATCAGGCCATGCAGATGACCGAAAGCTCCATAATCAATGCCTCGGGGTAGTTCGGCAGTTTTTAAGAATATTTCTCGTGTTATGTTGGCTTCCTTATAAAAAGCTAAATCCTCGAGAGTACAGTGAGCAAGCAAGATGTGCCAGTGCTCCGGATGGTAGTGTTGCTGCCATTTTTGGAATATCTCTGCTAACACTTCTGCAACTTCTTCCTGGATGGATTTACCAGGGCATTTTCCAAGATATCTGGAAAGACTCAAGTACGGTAAAGGATAAATGCATACGCCGAAATCCTCAATGAGTAAAGGGGTAAAGTTTTTAGATACCATGATGGAGTTTGGGAATATCCCCTGTAGGGCTTCTATCGCATACCAGTCATGGTTCCCCATGACCCAGACCACCCGAGCGTTGCGACTCATCTCGACCAGAACTTCAGTTGCTAAACGAATAGCGTCGCGGGGAGGGTTATGGTACTGATGAAATAGGTCTCCCGCATGCAGGACAAGATCCACTTTTTCTTCCTGGGCGATTTTCAACATTTCCTGAAGGCACTCTCTCTGCTCTTCGAGGCGGTTAATTCCCTTGAAACCTTTCCAGGAAACAAGCCCTAAGTGCCAGTCTGCGGTGTGCAGGACTTTAAGATTCTTTTTCATAAAAGTACCTCCTCTTTTATTTTATCACGGCTGTTTGAGGGGGAAAACCTGCTAAAATAAGGTGGGTTATTGGAGAAAGGGAGGATTGACTGTGGCAGAAGTTTATTTTGTTTCATTACGGGCCAAGGATGAGAAAAGCTCTGTTCTTGAACGGGTAAAGAGAATGACCAAAAAACTTTTGGAAGGGCGTCTTGAGAAGGATGACCTGGTTGCAGTTAAGGTCCATTTTGGAGAACGTGGTAATCACGGTTTTATAAAACCGGTCTTTGTGCGCTATATCGTGGAAGCAATTCGGGACCTGGGTGGCAAAGCCTTTTTGACTGATACCAATACCCTGTATACCGGGTTTCGCCATAACGCTTTTGATCACCTGGAAACGGCTTACTTTCACGGTTTTTCTTACCCTTCTGTTCCTGCTCCAGTAATCATTGCTGATGGGTTGCGGGGCAGCGATTTTAAGGAAGTAGAGGTAAATCTCAAACACTTTAAAACGGTAAAGGTGGCCAGTGCTATCCACGAAGCGGACTTTTTACTGGTGGTTACCCATGTTAAAGGTCACATCGAAGCAGGACTGGGGGGTAGCATCAAGAACGTAGGCATGGGGTGTGCTTCTCGTTCAGGAAAACAACTTCAGCACGGGGAAACCTTTATCCCTTCTCCGGATCAGGAAAAGTGCATTGGTTGTAGGCGTTGTGTAGTGCATTGTCCTGCTGAGGCTCTTTATCTTGATGCCAATGGTAAAGCTCGGGTTCTGGTGGAAAATTGTATCAGCTGTGCAGAATGCGTCATTTACTGCCCTACTGAAGCGATTGGCATTTCGTGGTCATCCTCAAGTGTTACCCTTCAAGAGCGAATGGTCGAGTATGCCTATGGTGTGATTACAAGTAAAAAGGGTAAGGTAGGTTTTATCAACTTTTTAACTGAAATAAGCCCTGATTGTGACTGTGCTCCCTGGCATGACGCCAGTTTAGTACCGGATATTGGTGTTTTGGGTAGCCATGACATTGTGGCTGTTGACCAGGCTTCTGCGGATCTCGTAAATAACGCTCCCGGCCTGTCTAATTCGGGCCTTAAGAAAGCACATCAGCCCGGCCAGGATAAATTTAAAGACGTGCACCCTCAAGCCTTGTGGCAAACCCAGATTGACTATGCCTGTGCCCTGGGGTTGGGTGAGAAGAAATACTCGCTGGTTGAGATATAGGTCTCTGTAGCGAGTTAGTTCACTCTTTCGGAGTTACCTGCTCCGGGAAGATTTTGCCGGGGTTCAGAATACCCTTCGGGTCAAACACCTGTTTTATCTTTTGGAGCAAGCGCAGTTCAGCAGGCCCGAGGAAAAGGGGAAGATATTCTTTCCTCTTGAGGCCTACTCCGTGTTCACCAGTCAGCGCTCCTCCCAACCTTTTTACTTCCTGGTAAAATTTTTTTCGCAACTCTGGTTCCAGTGTTTCCCACCCCGTGCTTTTCAAGGGAGCAAGGGTGACATGAAGATTGCCATCGCCAAGGTGCCCATAAAAAGGAGCCAGGAGGTTGTTTTCCTTGCTGAGCCGTTCTATAAAACGCACAAAGTCGTACAGGGCGGCTAAGGGTAAGGAGACATCTTCGTTAATCTCTAAAGGAAGTGTTTGGTGAATGGCTTCGGGAATTGCCCGACGAATTTTCCATATTTCTTCTGCACTACTGCTTTCGTCAGCCACAAACACTTCTTGAGCGCCTTCTGCAAGCAGTTTTTCTCCGATAAGACGATAGACGCTGAAGACCTCTTCTTCGCTTTGCCCGTCTATTTCAACCAGGAGATGGCATGGCGCGTCCTGAAAGGGGTAGGTTGAATCGCAGTATTGATAGGCAAATTCCAGGCTTTGACGGCTCATTAACTCAATTGCTGCGGGCACAACACCCAGTTCCCCCATTATCAGCCAGGGTGTTCTCAGGGCTGCTTCGATGGAGGAAAAGGGACAGAGTAACACTGCTCTCTCTCGAGGACGAGGCAGCACTCGCAGGTAGATTTTGGTTACTATGGCCAGAGTTCCCTCAGAACCCACTAAAAGATGCAGAATATCATAGCCGGTAACATCTTTTTGGGTTTTCCCACCAAAACACAACACTTCCCCCCAAGAAGTTACTATTTCCAAGCCTCGCACATAATGTCCGGTGACACCGTATTTGACGGCTTTACCCCCTCCAGCATTTTCAGCAATATTACCCCCAATCTGACAGGTTTCAAGACTCATCGGATAGCCAGCGTAGAATAGGCCGAATTCCTTTAGCTTGCGGTTTATTTCGTTGGTGATTACACCGGGTTCCACTACCACGATAAAATTTTCGCGATCTATTTCCAGAATGCGGTTCATGCGTTCCAGGGAAAGAATCACGCCACCTTGAGCCGGTATGGCCCCTCCGGAAAGCCCACTGCCTG
This portion of the Thermatribacter velox genome encodes:
- a CDS encoding exonuclease SbcCD subunit D, with translation MKKNLKVLHTADWHLGLVSWKGFKGINRLEEQRECLQEMLKIAQEEKVDLVLHAGDLFHQYHNPPRDAIRLATEVLVEMSRNARVVWVMGNHDWYAIEALQGIFPNSIMVSKNFTPLLIEDFGVCIYPLPYLSLSRYLGKCPGKSIQEEVAEVLAEIFQKWQQHYHPEHWHILLAHCTLEDLAFYKEANITREIFLKTAELPRGIDYGAFGHLHGLIPFEKAPFPIYYPSSLICDTFQKEGERGSFLIVEFKEGQKPEVRPYYFSSSAQLFSLLLEETDTINNLEKEIASRVQGKRNYIRLRIKEELLTPEFISEIRNLEGENWQIVSLEVLSHKVETEDLSEKEREISKYTMPELFKEYCQRNNLPEELQGLFEIYYHQVLEEVERDATG
- a CDS encoding DUF362 domain-containing protein, whose translation is MAEVYFVSLRAKDEKSSVLERVKRMTKKLLEGRLEKDDLVAVKVHFGERGNHGFIKPVFVRYIVEAIRDLGGKAFLTDTNTLYTGFRHNAFDHLETAYFHGFSYPSVPAPVIIADGLRGSDFKEVEVNLKHFKTVKVASAIHEADFLLVVTHVKGHIEAGLGGSIKNVGMGCASRSGKQLQHGETFIPSPDQEKCIGCRRCVVHCPAEALYLDANGKARVLVENCISCAECVIYCPTEAIGISWSSSSVTLQERMVEYAYGVITSKKGKVGFINFLTEISPDCDCAPWHDASLVPDIGVLGSHDIVAVDQASADLVNNAPGLSNSGLKKAHQPGQDKFKDVHPQALWQTQIDYACALGLGEKKYSLVEI
- a CDS encoding FAD-binding oxidoreductase, with amino-acid sequence MRKPMNQQFKKIDSQDIAFFRKVVGDAFMLTHPEALANYAKDETPDETLRHLPEVVVKPKTVEEIQEIMRYCFEKSIPVTPRGAGSGLSGGAIPAQGGVILSLERMNRILEIDRENFIVVVEPGVITNEINRKLKEFGLFYAGYPMSLETCQIGGNIAENAGGGKAVKYGVTGHYVRGLEIVTSWGEVLCFGGKTQKDVTGYDILHLLVGSEGTLAIVTKIYLRVLPRPRERAVLLCPFSSIEAALRTPWLIMGELGVVPAAIELMSRQSLEFAYQYCDSTYPFQDAPCHLLVEIDGQSEEEVFSVYRLIGEKLLAEGAQEVFVADESSSAEEIWKIRRAIPEAIHQTLPLEINEDVSLPLAALYDFVRFIERLSKENNLLAPFYGHLGDGNLHVTLAPLKSTGWETLEPELRKKFYQEVKRLGGALTGEHGVGLKRKEYLPLFLGPAELRLLQKIKQVFDPKGILNPGKIFPEQVTPKE